One Chthonomonas sp. genomic window, GTCAATATTAATCGGTGGTAAATAGCGAGGAGATGGCTTATGAAACGTGCACTAGCATGTGTTTTCATCTTGGTAACAGGGGTAGGGTTTGCCCAGGCACAGTACGGGTATGGACCGGACAATCCCACAAACCCGTACGCCTCGAATAAGTTCGCGAGGGCGCTGGGGCAGGACCTTGTCGACGGGGTGCTTGATCAGAGCAGCAATACGGAGCTGAGCCCGCCGGGATTTCGCAAGACGTACTACATTCGCGGGCGGGTCAAGGTTAGCGCCACCTTCATCGAGCCGACGGCAGATTCACAGTATGACCTGAATGCCGTGCCCAATACGACAATTGTTCCCGCGCCCGGGCAGCGGGCCAGGATCGTACACGGGGTGGGGATTCGCAGCGACGAAGGGCGGTGGCACCCGATCACCGACTTGCTCCTGGAGGGCGCGAGCGAAGACCCATGGGCGTTCCGCTTCATCAATCTACCTGAGGGGGCCATGGCCTACTATGTCGACCTCGACGAGCTCGACATAGAACGCATCATCGGAGGATGGCCCCAGACACCGGGGTCGATCTCGGACGGGCGAATCATCGATACCAGGGACGGAGTCGACGGTACGAATCCGTTAAACCCCGCGGCGTTCATCGACGCATTTCGGGCCGACGACGTGCGCGAAGATGGGCTGACCAAGCCCTGGTCCTGCTCGGTGGACTACGGGGTGGGCGCGCAGCGCGTCTACAGCAGCCCCCTCAGCCTCGCGCACGACCAGGTGCCCACCGGTGACCGAAATTTCTGGTGGGCGCGCAGCACCGGCTCGGGTGGGACCGTCACGATCGACGGAGTGTCTCACAAAGTCCTGAGATACACCGGAACGAGGACAGAATTTGAATGGGAGAGTAGGCGACATGAATCACCCCCGGACTCGACGGATCTGCGCATCGTCTGCTTTCCGCAGCACGAGTACACCAGCGTGAACGTGGGCGTAGTGAAAGGTCCTGGACAATTGGTGGGGGTGAAGCAAGACTTTGCCCTCTCAGGTGACCCTTTCTCGCCGACCGGCAACATCCAGTTTTTCAACCAGAACCAGCGATTCACACTGATGAACGCTCCCGAATACGTGCGCCAGCCGGGCGATATGGTGATCAGCTACGCACGGCACAGGGTCTATTTTCTCCCCTACTCGTACGACCACATAAGCCCGACGCCGGATGCATCGGCCCAAGTACTGAATCTGAGCTTGCCCGACATCTCGAATCCGGCTGCTGCGCCACCCGATCGAAAAGCCTATGACGCTCCGCTGTGGTTCTGGAACTGCGATGGCGTTCACCTACAGGATATCGACTTCGAAGCCTGCGCCGGAGCCGGGCTCATACTGACGCGGGTTGGCGCGACGATCGGCTCGGCTACGACTCGCGGCATGGTCGTGGAGAACTGTAGGTTCTTGAATGGCGGACTGACGGGGCTGCGGTTGGAACGCTGCTACCAGTCCCGCACTCTCGGTTGCTCATTCGACCACATTCAGGGGATCGCATACCGCTCCACGCAGAAGATAAGTGAGGAGCCTCCCTCAAGGACCTACGAAGATTTCCGCACGCTGCACGACCAGAACAACTGGATCTACGGCTGCACGTTCACGCACATCGGCACGATGCATCCGAGCCTGGCCGCCATTCAGATGCTTCACCGTCCGAGCCACACGATCATCACTCAGAGTGTATTTGAAGACATCTCGGGGCCAGTCATGGTGCTAACGGGTGTCAGTACTCACATCCATGCCAACACGTTCAATCGCTGCTCGCCAGACGTGGCCGAATCCGGGGTCATTTACCAGGGAAAATCGCTCACTGCCCTGGGGCTGAAGGTGAGCCAAAACACCTTCACCAACTGCGCCAAGGGGGCCGAATTTGGTGCAGCCGCAGACTCATCGTTCTACCGCCACCACTCGTGCGTGATGCTGGATGACGGGATGTCGGGAGCCGAGATCGCGGGGAACACATTCGGCCCGCTTGTCCCGGTGGGTCAGACCTTTGGGGCGGATCCGGAAGAGTATCCGATGCAGATCAACGGTGGACAGTTTAACCTGATCGATCGGAACGAATTCCCGAACCCGGTTCCTGACTTCATCGTTCATGGCGATGCGACAGTTCGCGGTTTCTTTCCAGGTGCTGCAAACAGTTACATCGAGAGTGCCTCTGGAGGGACGTCTACCGCCACCACGAACGACTTTATCCAGTTACTTGCAAACTCATTCTGCGTCCCGCATCCAGAGTCGGTAGCTTACGTGTTTCACACCACTCCGTGGACAACGAAATTCGGAGTGGCGTCCGGCCCATTCTCTGGCGGGAGCTACTACGGTGCGGACCTCCAGGCGGCTGGGGTGGTCTCGGACGCCAACGGGCTGCGGGCCCTGAGTGCCTTTTGGTTCGACGGGGGTGACCGCCAGTCGCGTTGGTTCACTTTGCTGAATCCGGCCAACGCCGCTGCCGGCTACAAGCTAAGAATGCGCGGAAACCGCATCAACGGGCCTGTCAATTTCTTGAGCCGGATGCATGGCGAAGCGGGCAATGCGGATGCCTTCGAGTACACTTACGATTCAGTTCCATACTTGGCATACCAACTTTTCTATGTTGCTCCGCCAGGGTACGAGTGACCCAATCGCAGGGTGCAACCGATCAGTTTGGGGTGGGCTACGCTTGGCGGCAGACCCGGTCAGGCGTCTTGACCTGATAACCTGAATTGGTCCATAATCTCACGTTCGCGCGCGGATGTAGTGTTCGTGTGCGTCATCGAATCCGGCCTTGGACCTACGGGACCTCGGTGGCTCTGCAAAGGCGGCGATGCTGACAGCGGAAAAAACCGGAAGAGAGCATAAGGAAACAAAACCATGGCAAGAGCAAAATTCGAACGAAAGAAGCCGCACGTCAACATCGGCACCATTGGTCACGTCGACCACGGCAAGACGACCCTAACCGCCGCAATCACCGGCGTTCTCCAGACTAAGGGTCTGGCGCAAGCCCGCCGCTACGACGAGATCGACAGTGCACCCGAAGAGAAGGCTCGCGGTATCACGATCAACATCTCGCACCAGGAGTACGAGACGGAGACGCGACACTACGCGCACGTCGACTGTCCTGGTCACGCTGACTTTATCAAGAACATGATCACGGGTGCCGCCCAGATGGACGGCGCGATCCTCGTGGTTGCCGGTACCGACGGTCCGATGCAGCAGACGCGAGAGCACATCCTGCTCGCTCGACAGGTCGGCGTCCCGTACATCGTCGTATACATCAACAAGTGCGACGACGTGGACGACGATGAGCTGCTCGATCTGGTCGAGCTCGAAATCCGAGAACTGCTGTCCAAGTACGGCTTCCCGGGCGACGACACTCCGATCATTCGCGGTTCGGCTCGCAAGGCTCTCGACCAGGTCGAAGCCGGAACGGTCAACTTCGATGACAAGTGGGTCAAGGGCATCATCGACCTGATGGACGCAGTGGACAGCTTCATCCCGACGCCAGAGCGCGATCAGGACAAGCCGTTCCTCATGGCGGTTGAAGACGTCTTCACCATCACCGGTCGCGGTACCGTTGCGACGGGTCGTGTCGAGCGAGGCACGCTTAACATCAACACCGAAGTCGAGATCGTCGGTCTGCGAGAAGCACCGATGAAGACCGTCTGTACGGGCGTTGAAATGTTCCGTAAGCTGCTGGACAGTGCACAGGCTGGTGACAACGTCGGGCTGCTCCTCCGCGGTGTCGACCGCAAGGAGATTGAGCGAGGCATGGTTATCTGTAAGCCAGGCTCGATCAAGCCGCACACCAAGTTCGAAGCACAGGTCTACGTTCTCTCGAAGGAAGAAGGCGGTCGCCACACCCCGTTCGTCACGGGTTACCGACCTCAGTTCTACTTCCGCACGACGGACGTTACCGGTACCTTGAACCTGCCGACGGGCGTTGAAATGGTCATGCCCGGAGACAACATCACCATGACGATCGAGCTCATCGCTCCGATCGCTATGGAAGAAGGCTCCAAGTTCGCTATCCGAGAGGGTGGCCGAACGGTTGGTGCCGGTACGGTTACCAAGGTCATTCAGTAAGCCTGAAGCCCGGAAACCACAAGGTCCTTGCCCCCTTCGGGGAGCGAGGACCTTTCCATTCGGGTGGGTATAATGTGCATTCGACTGCAAGGTTGGAGCACCTCGCCGGGTGCTTGGTATTTGCGGTCAACCGGAGAACCATCAAATGGCACAAATCAAAGTACGAATTCGTCTGCGCGCCTACGATCACCGCATTCTCGACCAGTCTGCGGAAAAGATCGTCGAGACCGCGCGCCGCACCGGAGCCCGAATTGCGGGCCCAATCCCCCTTCCCACTCACATCCGACGCTGGTGCGTTATCCGCGGCCCGCACATCGACAAGGAGTCGATGGAGCACTTCGAGCTGCGCACGCACAACCGCCTGATCGATATCCTTGAGCCGACGAACAAGACCATTGACGCGCTCATGCGACTGGATCTGCCAAGCGGCGTCGACATCCAGATCAAGCTCTAATCAAGGGGCGAAGTCAACACTTTCGGGCGAATCTGCCATCCGGCAGGTTTGCCCGATTTGCTATTCGATCTCGAGCGATTTGAAGCGGCGCTCGGTCTCGCTGTACTGGTCCGCGAGCTTGGTGTACGCCAAGTTGACCCGTCGCTGCAGCTCAGCGGCATGCTCCCGCTCCTGGCTCCCCTCGGGGAACCGTGCGGGATCTGCGCGCTTGTTCAGCCGGTCGTACGCCTTCCGGAGCTCAGAGTAGGCGCAACCCTCCGGGATGCCGAGGATCTTTCGGGCGACCACAAGCTGATCGACTTCGGGAAGGAGTTCGCTGGGTGCGGGGGCATCGGCCGGACGTCCCGGAGATGTCGGAATCGAGGGCTGATCCAGCTCCTCTTCGGCGCGCACCAAGTCCAAGTCCTTGATCCGTTCCCATTCGCGGTTCACGTATGCACGCAGAAGATTGTAGGGTCGCATAGGGCCGTTCACAGATAGGTTATCACAGTCGGATTCGAAGCCCGACAGAGAGGTCCTTCCATACACCTCGCTCGAATCGGACGAAAGACTTCAGGGACAGATTCTTGCTGACTTTCAAGTCACTCTCGACACGGTAGAAGTCGACTCGATCGCGCCATTCGCGACTGTATCCGACGACAAGCATGAGCTGCTCGTCCAATGAACCGAAGATCGCTCGGATGTCCGTGATGTCTTGCGAGAGATCCAAGGGACTGTTCGAACGTCGCAGACCCACGTACTCGCCAACCAGCCGGAACCGCCCGAAGTTTCGACTCGCATCCGCACCGACCACCAGCTTGTAGCCACGACCTGGACCGGGGCTCGACTGCGGGTCGCGCAACATCCCAAGACTCGTGCCTGCGGCGCTCAGATGCTGACCACTGGCCACGCTGATCCCGACCCGATCACCGACGCGTGCCATCGCCCCGCGGAGCTTCTGGACGCCATTGTCGAAGAGCGCCATGCGGATGGGGACGTTGAGTCCGGGGATGATGGCATCGTAGCGCGCCCCCAGGGCCGCCTCCCGGATGAGATTCTTGTCGCCAAAGGGAAGGTACTGCCGCCCCACGCGCCATACGCTGGGGTCCTCGATGTACGCCTCGTCGAGTTGCTCGGTATCGAGGTCACCAGGTATTTTCTGCAGCCGCTCCGAGATGAGGACGTAGTAGCCCGGCTCAAGGATGAGTCCCACTCCGATC contains:
- a CDS encoding J domain-containing protein — translated: MNGPMRPYNLLRAYVNREWERIKDLDLVRAEEELDQPSIPTSPGRPADAPAPSELLPEVDQLVVARKILGIPEGCAYSELRKAYDRLNKRADPARFPEGSQEREHAAELQRRVNLAYTKLADQYSETERRFKSLEIE
- the rpsJ gene encoding 30S ribosomal protein S10 is translated as MAQIKVRIRLRAYDHRILDQSAEKIVETARRTGARIAGPIPLPTHIRRWCVIRGPHIDKESMEHFELRTHNRLIDILEPTNKTIDALMRLDLPSGVDIQIKL
- the tuf gene encoding elongation factor Tu, which gives rise to MARAKFERKKPHVNIGTIGHVDHGKTTLTAAITGVLQTKGLAQARRYDEIDSAPEEKARGITINISHQEYETETRHYAHVDCPGHADFIKNMITGAAQMDGAILVVAGTDGPMQQTREHILLARQVGVPYIVVYINKCDDVDDDELLDLVELEIRELLSKYGFPGDDTPIIRGSARKALDQVEAGTVNFDDKWVKGIIDLMDAVDSFIPTPERDQDKPFLMAVEDVFTITGRGTVATGRVERGTLNINTEVEIVGLREAPMKTVCTGVEMFRKLLDSAQAGDNVGLLLRGVDRKEIERGMVICKPGSIKPHTKFEAQVYVLSKEEGGRHTPFVTGYRPQFYFRTTDVTGTLNLPTGVEMVMPGDNITMTIELIAPIAMEEGSKFAIREGGRTVGAGTVTKVIQ
- a CDS encoding right-handed parallel beta-helix repeat-containing protein; translated protein: MKRALACVFILVTGVGFAQAQYGYGPDNPTNPYASNKFARALGQDLVDGVLDQSSNTELSPPGFRKTYYIRGRVKVSATFIEPTADSQYDLNAVPNTTIVPAPGQRARIVHGVGIRSDEGRWHPITDLLLEGASEDPWAFRFINLPEGAMAYYVDLDELDIERIIGGWPQTPGSISDGRIIDTRDGVDGTNPLNPAAFIDAFRADDVREDGLTKPWSCSVDYGVGAQRVYSSPLSLAHDQVPTGDRNFWWARSTGSGGTVTIDGVSHKVLRYTGTRTEFEWESRRHESPPDSTDLRIVCFPQHEYTSVNVGVVKGPGQLVGVKQDFALSGDPFSPTGNIQFFNQNQRFTLMNAPEYVRQPGDMVISYARHRVYFLPYSYDHISPTPDASAQVLNLSLPDISNPAAAPPDRKAYDAPLWFWNCDGVHLQDIDFEACAGAGLILTRVGATIGSATTRGMVVENCRFLNGGLTGLRLERCYQSRTLGCSFDHIQGIAYRSTQKISEEPPSRTYEDFRTLHDQNNWIYGCTFTHIGTMHPSLAAIQMLHRPSHTIITQSVFEDISGPVMVLTGVSTHIHANTFNRCSPDVAESGVIYQGKSLTALGLKVSQNTFTNCAKGAEFGAAADSSFYRHHSCVMLDDGMSGAEIAGNTFGPLVPVGQTFGADPEEYPMQINGGQFNLIDRNEFPNPVPDFIVHGDATVRGFFPGAANSYIESASGGTSTATTNDFIQLLANSFCVPHPESVAYVFHTTPWTTKFGVASGPFSGGSYYGADLQAAGVVSDANGLRALSAFWFDGGDRQSRWFTLLNPANAAAGYKLRMRGNRINGPVNFLSRMHGEAGNADAFEYTYDSVPYLAYQLFYVAPPGYE